In Desulforhopalus sp., the genomic stretch CGCACGGGTCCTTCGCGAGGTGCACCGGGTATTGCAGCCGGGCGGCAAGGTCGTCTGCCTTGACACCACCCCGCCGGCTAAGAATCTTCTCTATCCCTTTGTGCAACTCTACTTTCGCTTCGGCATTCCGGTCCTCGGCAAGATCCTGGCCGACGATGCGGCTGCCTATGCCTATCTCACCGGTTCAACAATGGGTTTCTATAAGGCAGAGGACCTGGCGGAGATCTTTCGACAGGCAGGATTTGTCGCCGTCGGCTACCGGAAATTCATGCTCGGTACCATTGGTGTGCATTGGGGAGAAAAAACATGAAGGAAGAAACCCTGGCTGCCGGTAACACCACCGAGGCGTCACCTGCCGAAGCATCGGCCATGGAGCTGCCCCAGTATCCGTATCAGGGGTCGCTCTTCGCCTTTTTTGTCAATACGGTCAGACGGTATTCCCGCAACATCGCCTATATATATACCGATGGCGAAGAAGAACACCGGGTATCGTATCGCAAACTCTTTGAGGATGTCGTCCTGCTATCCAAGGCCTTCCGCCGTCGCGGAGTGAACCGGGGCGACAAGGTCATGGTCCTTGCCGACAATAGATATGCCTGGATAGTCACCGATCTCGCCCTCATGTCCTTTGGTGCGGTAACGGTGCCCCGTGGTTCGGATACCCCGCCCCAGGAACTGCAGTTCATCATCGAGCATGCGGAATGCAGTTTTCTGGTAATAGAAACAGGCGCCCTTCTGGAGAGACACCGGGAATTTGTACACGGGTATCGACCGCTCAAATCAGTCTTTGTCATGGCTGGTCCGGCGATGCACACCTTTTTCAGCAATTTGTATTCCTACAACGACCTCCTCGCCGATCGGCGTTACAGCAGTAAGGACATAGCCAAATTTGTCGAGGAAGGGGAGAAGCTTGATGCCGAAGATCTTCTTACCATCATCTACACATCCGGTACCACCGGTTTGCCTAAGGGAGTACAGTTGAGCCATGGCAATGTCATGCACAATGTGCTGGCCTTGCCCGATATTATCCAGCTGACCGAGAGTGATATTTGGCTATCCATCCTGCCGAGTTGGCATATTTTCGAGCGAACCGCCGAATATGTGGCCCTGGCCAGGGGAACGACACTGGTCTATTCCTCGGTGAAGAATTTTGCCCAGGACCTGGAGAAGTACCGTCCGACCCTGGTGGCTACGGTGCCGAGGGTATGGGAATCACTGTATACCAAGGTTAACCTGGCGGTGAGAAAAAAAGGGCGGCTCGCTGAGCGCCTTTTTAATATGATGATCTGGATCTCTGCCGCCTACCGTCGCAATAGACGAAAGGTTCTCGGACGCTTGCCGGTCTATACAAACGGCGGGGGTGTCGGGAAATTTCTCGGCAAGGCCCTTGCCGCCGGAAAAATGGCCTTGCTCCTGCCGCTCAGCTATCTGGCCGAGAAAAAACTGGCCATGGTCCGCGAGCGGTTCGGCGGCCGGTTACGGCTGGCAATCAGTGGTGGCGGAACCCTGGCCACCTATCTGGAGGAATGGATCGATGCGGTCAGCATTCGCATCGTCAATGCCTATGGCATGACCGAGTGCTCCCCGGCCATTGCCGGACGGGGGATTACCTGCCGGACCTATGGAACGGTCGGCCCGGCCGTATCGGGGACCGAGCTGCGTGTGGTTGGCGAAGATGGCAAGGTGCTGCCGCCAGGCGTGGAAGGGACGATTGAGGTCCGTGGCGCCCAAGTGACCAAGGGCTATTATAAAAATGACGACGAAAACCGCAAGTCGTTCACTGAGGACGGTTTTTTCAAGACCGGTGACCTGGGACGCATGACAATCAAGGGTGAGTTGGTGATCACCGGCCGGGCAAAAGAGATCATTGTCCTGTCAAGCGGCGAGAATGTCGATCCGACCCGCATTGAAAATGTCATGACCAAGTTTCCGTTTATTCAGGACGCCATTCTCGTCGGGCAGGATAAAAAGGCCCTTGGTGCTCTTTTAGTTCCGAATATCGATGAGTTAAAGGAATATGTGGCAAAGAAGATGAGCGGCCTGGTGCGGGAAAAGGATGAGCTTCTCACCAACACCAAGGTGCTTGATCTGGTACGCAGCGAGATGAACCGCTTTCTGAAACCGAAACAGGGCTTCAAACCACACGAAAAACTTCAGGGGGTGGTATTTCTTGAAAAGGAGTTTAAACTTGGCGAGGAGCTTACCAACACCTTAAAGAAGAAACGCCACGTTATCGAGAGGAAATACCGCAAGATCATCAACGATCTTTTGCACTAAGACTTAGAAGAGCCCCTCCAGTTCGGCCACCGACCGGCAGGTATAGATGGAGGAGGTCTCCCGCTGATAGCAGTTATGCTGGTTTTCCCTGCGGCTGTATCCGGCAAGGGCCAGACCAAGGTTTCCGGTTGGGTCAAAGACGATAATATCGGTGGTTTTCTGGGTGGTGGTGAGGTCGTCGAGGATGGCCGGCAGGCTGCCGCCCTCCTTTTGGGTGATGGCGTCGAAGCGGACGAAGGCCGGATCAAATTTTTCCCGGACAATCCGCAGCAGCTCCTCGCCGAGAGTCTGTTCCGTTTCTTTGCTGCCGATTATGGCCGCCGAGCTGGAGATTTTCCCTCCTACTTCAATACCTTCTCCGACCCGGATGGCGCCTCCCCGCACAACCACCGCGAAAATTCCCTCGCGCGGCATGACGCAATCTCCCGCCTGATGGTAGATGGCGCAACGGGTATGGCAGATTTTGCCAAGCTGTGATATCACCAGTTCCGCCCCACCGATGCTGATATGCCTGCCGACCTCAAGGCTGGTAAGATCAATTCCTTCAGTAGTGATGTTTTCGGCGAAATTGCCGGCGACGACGTCAAGACCTTTAGCTCGCATGGTGCGGATGCTTTCCTCGGCGAGAAAGCTCACCTGGCGGTGCCATTTGCCGCCGTGGGCATCGTTTTCCAGGCCGAAATCGGCGATAAGTCTGGTTGCCTCGATATTGTTTTTCCGTGTTCCCTTTCTGTCACTGATGGATATGGCCTTGATGATTGTCACTGGTGAACCTCTTTTCTGCTATTGGTTGCGGGTCTGTAAGGGATACGCCTTGGGCGTTTCTATCGCCGGACTTACAGCCGGGCAAGTTGTTTAGGTTTGGGTCGATTGGTTTTTTAAAGTGAATGGCCATGTACCACAATGTGCCTGTCTATGAAAATATCGACAAATTCAGTTTTGTCAAACCAATTTAGCTGGTGATTCGTTGGCGGAAAAGGGGCAATGTAATGCTTGCATCTGGAGTAATGCTGTGAGAAAATTCTAATAATAAAGAATTTTGGGAATTACTACGACTGGATAAAAATACCTTTAAGAGAAGTTTACAGCACTTTTGGGGGAACAGAAAATATCGGTAAAAGGGCAGGCAGATCTTGCGCCAGGATTGCTAACCAGTTTAAAAAAGGAGAAAGTATGAGCATTATGAATGAGATCAAAAAAGTGGTAACGCCCGTAGATTTCTCAGATAATTCACGGGTGATCGCTGAGTCGGCGGCGTATGTCGCCGGTAAATTCGGGGCCTCGATGAATCTGGTCTTTGTCGTCCAGAATTTTGAGGACTATTCCGGATTTTTTGTGCCGCAGATGTCTCTGCCTACCCTGGAGGGGGAATTGATTGAGAGCGCCGAGGCGAAGATGGCATCGTTCTGTGGGGAAATGGTGGCATTTTGTGAGTCAGCAGGGGTGAAGGAACTGAATTACAAGGTCTTTATGGGGGAGGTTCCGGAGAAGATCGTTGAATACAGCCGGGAGGTCAAGGCCGACCTCATTATCATGGGAACTCATGGCTATAAAGGGCTGGAAAAGATTATGTTCGGCAGCGTCGCCGATAAGGTGGTGCGCTCGGCAACCTGCCCGGTTTTGACCATTAATCCCTATACCTGCGGTAAATAGTTAGAGGTTTTTGGCTTCCCCTGCTGGCAGGTTAGCTTGTCAACCGATGATTGCCAGCAGGCCGTTATTCCCCGTATTGTTGCCGTCTGCCGTTTTTCCGAGAAGAGTTGCGCACGGATAGCCCGGTAAGAGATAGAAGCTGACCGGAACCCTACCAAATTGTTCTTCGGGAAAATCGGTGGCGAGTTGACTGTCCCAATCGCTGCTGAGGGCGGCAAGACGGTCAGCCGTTTCGCTATGGTATGGCTGGTGATGTATCAATGCCTGTAACTGTTCCTCAATGGTCTTTAGCAGGAGCAGGTGCCGGGTTGTGAAATCACGAATGGTTATGCAAGCCTCGCCGCTATTCCAGCCGATGAAGGTCGGCAAGTTGAAACGGGCGACTGAGAGAGGAGGCTGTCCGGTCCTTTCCTGATACATGTCAAGGAGCAGATCTCCCTGCTCCTGGCCGCTGGTAAGAAAAACCTCACAATTTTTAGAAGTTCCGGCAAGAAACAGCGCCTTCCATGCCTCAAACCTTTTTTTGACATTTCCAATGTAGCTGCTCCGCGAGGTTGTCCTTAGCCGGGCAAGTTCTTCAAAGGGATTCCCTTCTTCATCACCATCTTCCTCTCCTTGCAACTCGTTGAAAAGTTCCTTCTCCTCTTCCTCAAGGATGGCCATGTTGAGGGCGATTTCTTCTTCTTCGTGGTCAAGAAGTTCGCCGATCGCTAGGATCAGCCGGGCCTGCCAGAGCTTGTCCTGCGCCTGCTTTTCCCTTGTTTCGCCGAAATGTTCGGAGGTTGGGAAAAGGGAGCGG encodes the following:
- a CDS encoding universal stress protein, coding for MSIMNEIKKVVTPVDFSDNSRVIAESAAYVAGKFGASMNLVFVVQNFEDYSGFFVPQMSLPTLEGELIESAEAKMASFCGEMVAFCESAGVKELNYKVFMGEVPEKIVEYSREVKADLIIMGTHGYKGLEKIMFGSVADKVVRSATCPVLTINPYTCGK
- a CDS encoding MOSC domain-containing protein, with translation MTIIKAISISDRKGTRKNNIEATRLIADFGLENDAHGGKWHRQVSFLAEESIRTMRAKGLDVVAGNFAENITTEGIDLTSLEVGRHISIGGAELVISQLGKICHTRCAIYHQAGDCVMPREGIFAVVVRGGAIRVGEGIEVGGKISSSAAIIGSKETEQTLGEELLRIVREKFDPAFVRFDAITQKEGGSLPAILDDLTTTQKTTDIIVFDPTGNLGLALAGYSRRENQHNCYQRETSSIYTCRSVAELEGLF
- a CDS encoding AMP-binding protein translates to MKEETLAAGNTTEASPAEASAMELPQYPYQGSLFAFFVNTVRRYSRNIAYIYTDGEEEHRVSYRKLFEDVVLLSKAFRRRGVNRGDKVMVLADNRYAWIVTDLALMSFGAVTVPRGSDTPPQELQFIIEHAECSFLVIETGALLERHREFVHGYRPLKSVFVMAGPAMHTFFSNLYSYNDLLADRRYSSKDIAKFVEEGEKLDAEDLLTIIYTSGTTGLPKGVQLSHGNVMHNVLALPDIIQLTESDIWLSILPSWHIFERTAEYVALARGTTLVYSSVKNFAQDLEKYRPTLVATVPRVWESLYTKVNLAVRKKGRLAERLFNMMIWISAAYRRNRRKVLGRLPVYTNGGGVGKFLGKALAAGKMALLLPLSYLAEKKLAMVRERFGGRLRLAISGGGTLATYLEEWIDAVSIRIVNAYGMTECSPAIAGRGITCRTYGTVGPAVSGTELRVVGEDGKVLPPGVEGTIEVRGAQVTKGYYKNDDENRKSFTEDGFFKTGDLGRMTIKGELVITGRAKEIIVLSSGENVDPTRIENVMTKFPFIQDAILVGQDKKALGALLVPNIDELKEYVAKKMSGLVREKDELLTNTKVLDLVRSEMNRFLKPKQGFKPHEKLQGVVFLEKEFKLGEELTNTLKKKRHVIERKYRKIINDLLH